Proteins encoded together in one Priestia aryabhattai window:
- a CDS encoding GntT/GntP/DsdX family permease produces MNSVFGLSHEASLLLYAIVSIVGLIFLIAKFKTNPFVALIVAALFMGLISGMKLPDIVTAFQEGVASVLGFIAIVLGLGTMLGKMMAESGGAERIARTLIKAFGEKNVHWAMMIVAVICGIPVFFQVGVVLLIPLVFVIAKHTGTSLIKIGLSLIAGLAVVHSLVPPHPAAMLAVDIFKADLGKTILYSLIVAFPAAAVAGPIYGSFISRRVLVEPTGEIMEQFTESKHKDLPRFGITLFTILLPVLLMLLATITGFVYPETSSIRYVTNFIGSPIVALLISLVFAFYSFGFARGYNKDDLLKFTNECLGPVASIILIIGAGGGFNKILTASGVGDAIAGFAQDAHLSPIVLAFVIAGLIRAAVGSATVAMTTAAGIVAPIAATMPNVSPELLVLATGAGSVMLSHVNDSGFWLIKEFFNMSVAQTLKTWTVMETILSFAAFAMVLILDIFI; encoded by the coding sequence ATGAATTCAGTATTCGGATTAAGTCATGAAGCAAGTCTTTTGCTGTATGCAATTGTATCGATTGTCGGACTAATCTTTTTAATTGCCAAATTTAAAACAAATCCATTCGTAGCGCTGATTGTCGCGGCTTTGTTTATGGGCCTTATTTCAGGTATGAAGCTGCCTGATATCGTAACAGCTTTCCAAGAAGGAGTAGCAAGCGTATTAGGGTTTATCGCGATTGTTCTTGGTCTTGGAACGATGTTAGGTAAAATGATGGCAGAGTCAGGCGGAGCCGAGCGTATTGCCCGCACGTTAATCAAAGCGTTCGGTGAAAAGAATGTACACTGGGCAATGATGATTGTCGCCGTTATTTGCGGTATTCCAGTCTTTTTCCAAGTAGGTGTTGTGTTATTAATTCCGCTTGTGTTTGTCATTGCCAAACATACGGGCACGTCACTTATTAAAATTGGTTTATCGTTAATTGCCGGCTTAGCCGTTGTTCACAGTTTAGTACCTCCGCATCCGGCAGCGATGCTAGCGGTAGATATCTTTAAAGCAGATTTAGGTAAAACGATTTTGTATTCATTAATTGTTGCGTTTCCAGCTGCAGCCGTGGCAGGTCCCATTTACGGCTCGTTCATTTCACGTCGTGTTCTTGTAGAGCCAACGGGTGAAATTATGGAGCAGTTCACAGAGTCGAAGCATAAAGATCTTCCTCGTTTCGGGATTACGCTATTTACGATTTTACTTCCAGTACTATTAATGCTTTTAGCAACGATTACCGGCTTTGTTTATCCAGAAACAAGCAGTATTCGCTACGTCACAAACTTTATCGGAAGTCCAATCGTTGCGCTGTTAATTTCGTTAGTGTTTGCTTTTTATTCGTTCGGCTTTGCAAGAGGATACAATAAAGATGATTTATTAAAATTCACAAATGAATGTCTTGGACCCGTTGCTTCTATCATTTTAATCATCGGAGCAGGCGGCGGTTTTAATAAAATTTTAACAGCAAGCGGTGTAGGTGACGCCATCGCAGGATTTGCTCAAGATGCACATCTTTCTCCAATTGTTTTAGCGTTTGTGATTGCAGGCTTGATTCGTGCAGCAGTTGGTTCAGCAACAGTGGCAATGACAACAGCGGCAGGTATTGTAGCACCTATTGCAGCAACAATGCCAAACGTAAGCCCAGAATTGCTAGTACTAGCAACAGGCGCAGGTTCTGTTATGTTATCGCACGTAAATGATTCTGGATTCTGGTTAATCAAAGAATTCTTCAACATGTCAGTTGCCCAAACGTTAAAAACGTGGACAGTGATGGAAACCATTCTATCATTTGCGGCGTTTGCGATGGTTCTTATTTTAGACATTTTCATCTAA
- a CDS encoding competence protein ComK, translated as MRELSTFNGSIAAVRKMFPYKQLTPLVINRSQAIIAFPTSSPNDYSCAWIFASHVHTSHTLASVDPTSMLIHFKDGTFIPVKLSYYSLEKKLARAAVIRNYCLESSLVFA; from the coding sequence ATTCGAGAATTAAGTACGTTTAACGGCTCCATTGCTGCCGTTCGAAAAATGTTTCCGTACAAACAGCTTACGCCGCTTGTTATTAATCGTTCACAAGCCATCATTGCATTTCCGACATCTTCGCCAAACGACTATAGCTGCGCTTGGATTTTTGCTTCTCATGTTCATACTTCACATACGCTTGCTTCAGTTGATCCAACCTCCATGCTGATTCACTTCAAAGACGGAACGTTCATCCCAGTGAAACTTTCTTATTATAGTTTAGAAAAAAAGTTAGCCAGAGCGGCTGTTATTCGCAATTATTGTTTAGAAAGTTCGCTTGTCTTTGCATAA